A part of Candidatus Aegiribacteria sp. genomic DNA contains:
- a CDS encoding T9SS type A sorting domain-containing protein, with translation MIILLFSLILQSSSPMWWVDGTPLVPGIMEIDRRHDPSFEATGPLSRSKGHTIGDTINFWSIDHSGDSPEFYLTSATCRYVGENTYIFVEDTQWDVHYDQDAVDAFSEALEDSTPSGPGGIVETDIGVFGQPPDAIDGDPKIYFLVLDIRDGFNHQQGGAYIAGFFSPYNQFTETEAYLYYGGHSNEVEMLYIDCHPADQFDAAYTASHELVHLIQWGIAPFSSEELWVMENQAQSGTFVCGYPAFQVETFLEVGGITPIKWTSIEDTIEYVAGYGSGYLYFAYLYENYGGEDFLYKSLRSGDRGMAGISEAIRGATGSNPDMNQILLDWMLACWIDNPNFGNGKYGWESFRIADYDTVSPGNRPGLDYTFEIATDPFSHMGDHMSSYQGTYYSVDESLGGSFRAGAAGLGDMRAFVYNETGGSLERIDAGSANDVAISLPEVGDILLLCNSFSGLDLDVSAGSVVSSADVFTFYPQPCRGTLFFQFRSGGGNAALSVFTISGGYVETVSYNNVDSGEVTLAYPGASSLASGTYFFRFNQGSRIETGSFAVVR, from the coding sequence ATGATAATATTGCTGTTTTCACTGATTCTTCAGAGTTCAAGTCCCATGTGGTGGGTTGATGGAACCCCTCTTGTTCCAGGAATCATGGAAATAGATAGACGCCATGATCCCTCATTTGAAGCTACAGGCCCCCTTAGCAGAAGTAAGGGTCACACTATCGGAGATACGATAAATTTCTGGTCCATCGATCATAGCGGTGATTCTCCCGAATTCTACCTTACCTCAGCCACCTGCAGGTACGTTGGCGAAAACACCTACATTTTCGTGGAGGATACACAATGGGATGTTCATTACGACCAGGATGCGGTAGACGCTTTTTCGGAAGCGCTTGAGGACAGTACCCCATCCGGGCCCGGAGGAATTGTCGAAACCGATATCGGTGTTTTCGGGCAGCCACCCGATGCAATAGACGGCGACCCGAAGATCTACTTCCTGGTGCTTGATATCAGAGACGGTTTCAACCATCAGCAGGGCGGAGCCTACATCGCGGGATTTTTCAGTCCGTACAACCAGTTCACCGAAACCGAGGCTTACCTTTACTACGGAGGGCATTCCAACGAAGTTGAGATGCTGTACATAGACTGTCACCCCGCCGATCAATTCGACGCGGCCTACACTGCGTCTCACGAACTCGTTCACCTTATTCAGTGGGGAATTGCGCCCTTCAGCTCCGAGGAATTGTGGGTAATGGAAAACCAGGCCCAGTCTGGAACTTTCGTTTGCGGATATCCGGCTTTTCAGGTTGAGACTTTCCTTGAGGTGGGGGGGATAACCCCTATCAAATGGACGAGTATTGAGGATACAATAGAGTACGTCGCGGGTTACGGATCAGGCTACCTTTACTTCGCGTACCTGTACGAGAATTACGGTGGGGAAGATTTTCTTTACAAGTCTCTCCGATCCGGAGATCGAGGTATGGCGGGCATAAGTGAAGCCATTCGCGGCGCAACCGGTTCGAATCCCGATATGAATCAGATTCTCCTTGACTGGATGCTGGCATGCTGGATAGATAACCCGAATTTCGGCAATGGAAAATACGGATGGGAATCCTTCCGGATAGCTGATTACGATACGGTATCTCCGGGGAACAGACCCGGCCTGGATTACACCTTCGAAATAGCAACCGATCCTTTTTCACATATGGGCGACCATATGTCCTCCTACCAGGGCACGTATTACAGTGTTGATGAATCGTTGGGAGGCAGCTTCCGAGCCGGGGCGGCAGGCCTGGGTGATATGAGGGCTTTTGTTTACAATGAAACCGGGGGATCGCTTGAAAGAATCGATGCCGGTTCAGCGAACGATGTGGCGATATCACTTCCCGAGGTGGGTGATATTCTACTCCTCTGCAATTCGTTTTCCGGCCTTGATCTTGATGTATCGGCAGGCTCCGTTGTATCCTCCGCGGATGTTTTTACATTCTATCCCCAGCCCTGCCGCGGCACACTCTTCTTTCAGTTCCGGTCCGGCGGTGGGAATGCTGCTCTTTCGGTGTTCACTATTTCTGGTGGATATGTGGAAACGGTCAGCTACAACAATGTTGACAGCGGAGAAGTGACTCTGGCTTATCCCGGAGCATCCAGCCTGGCATCGGGCACGTACTTCTTCAGATTCAATCAGGGGAGCAGGATAGAAACCGGCTCGTTCGCAGTTGTGCGCTAA